The stretch of DNA CGGGGGCGTCCCAGGTGGCCGGCCGGCCTGCGAGAAGCGGATGGGCCCGGCCCTCTTCGGTCGGGGTGATCGCCCGGGCGAAGCCGTATTCCGGTCCGCGCGGGTTCGCGGCGGCGTGGCCGCCCGCCACCGTGGCGGCGACCTGCACGCCCCAGCACGAGCCGAACACGGCGAGCCCGGCCTCGAAGGCGGCGCGCATCAGGTCGAGCTGCCGGGTCACCGCGGGCGTGCCCTCGGAGACCTTGAGCGTCGATCCGGTGAGGATCAACCCGTCGAAATCCGAGAGGCCCACCGGCAGGGCGGCGTCGGCATCGGCGGGGTTGATGTGCCGGCAGGCGGATTCCGGCGCGAGATCCTGCACCACCGCGGCGTAGGATTCGGCCGAGGTTCGGCCCGTGGCCGTGACATGGCGTTCGCGGGCGGCGCGATCGTTGCCGTCGGCGATAAGCAGGCGGAGCATTCGGGTTTCCGGTGAGCGGGGCCGTGACGGATCAACGCCGGTATGGCTGTACGCGGCATGCCGCAGGAACGGCGCGGATCGTCGCGGCAGGCCGGGCCTCCGCGCCGCTGCATCGGATCTCGGACCTGCCCTGAGCCGCGGGCCGCGCATGCGACCCCGCGAGGCTGCCCAACACCTCCAAATGGGTGATGTGCGGCGGCCGGCCGTGGCGGTACCCATGCGCTGTCGAACTCTGAGACACGGTCGGCGCGGAGGGCAGAATGCCAGATCTCGCTGAGATGGAGCTTTATTGCGCGGAGGCCCGGGAGATCCTGGCTCGCGCCGAAGGCACCCTCGATCGTCTGAGACGGAAGGGTGCCTGCGAGGGCCATCGCATGATGGCGAACCAGGGTCTCACGGCGCTCCGGCATCTCAGCCGGATCATCGAGCGGCACCGCAACCGCCTGGCGTTCGAGGCTCTGCCCAACGCGGTGAGTCCGCCTGCCCCTCAGAAGCGGGTGTGGCGGCCTTTCCTGCGTCAGCGCGCAACCGATGAGGGACGGTTTGTGGGGACTGGGGCCTAGTGGCCGCCCTCCGACTCTTGGCGCCCGCCTCCGGGGACTACGCCCCGCCCGGCATCAGAGCGGTGTGCGACCCAGCTTCCGGGACAAGGCCAGCAGCCGTCTTGTCTCGGTCAGGGTGACCTGCAGCGCCGCGTGCTCCTCTCTGATCGAGAAGATCAGCGACGCGGTGCGCGCCATCTCGACCGCAGCTTTGCCGCGGCGTGCACCTGATCCCGGCGCAGCGGGCTTGTGCCCGCGGTCCAGCACCTCCGTGAAGGGCACGTCCATCAGGAGGTTGCCGCAGGCGTCGGTGATTTCGAACGCGTAACGGGCCGGGTTTGTCTCCTCACGAGCCAAGTCCGCGCTCATCCCCGGAACGGCTCGGCAGGCCCCAAGGTAGGCGGCGTCCACGCAGGGAAGCTCTAGGCCCACGTCGTCCCGCTCCAGCCCGTTTGGGCCGCGCAGGTGGAAGTAGAACAACGGCATCGGTCACCCGCGCTTTCATCATCTCCCGCTTGACCAACGCGCGAGGGTTGCGCCTGGATCGCTGGATGCGGACGATGCGCGTTGATGCCAAAGGTCAGATCTGACCGACGCGCGCAGCCTCCGCGCGGTCGGGTTCGTGCGCTCCGCGGTCGATCGACGGCGGCACGATCCGGAGATCTTGCGCAGAGGCGAGGCTCAGTCGGCGAGGCGACGGCATGTTGAGAGCCCTGCTGATATGGCCGGTGCTGCTCGTCCTGGGGACGGCGATCCCGGCCTTTGCGAAAAGATCGCCTCCGCCCGTGCATCAGGCGGCGGAAATCGAGGCCCTCGTCAACAAGGCGGCCGAGATGCTGGAAGAGCAGGGCACCGGGGCGTTCGACGCGTTCAGGCGCAAGGGCAGCAGCTGGCGCTACGGGGACGTCTACCTGTTCGTCGTCGATCTGCGCGGGATCGTCCTGTTCAACGCTGCCCACCCGAACCGGGAAGGACGCGACCTGCTCCACGAGCGCGATGCCGACGGGAAGCAGTTCCACCGGGACTTCGTGGAGGTCGTCAGCCGGTCCGGGTCCGGCTGGGTCGACTACATGTTCCCGAAGCCCGGCCAGTCCGCCCCGAGCGTGAAATGGAGCTATGTCTGCGCGACCCGTGTCGATGGGGTGGAGGCGCTCATCGGGGCCGGGGTGTATGTCGATTAGCGCCGGGTCGGAGCGATTGCCGCCCTACGCCGTCCGACGCGCCGTCAGCGCGAGCGCGAAACCGAGCCCGCACAGCGTCAGCGCGCCCAGCACGGCGAGCGCCGGGGCTGCGGCGGCAAACCCCTCGCCCAGCGCGTTCTGATAGGCCTCGATCGCCCAGGCATTGGGCGTGAGCCATCCCGCCTGCTGCAACCAGGGCGGCATCAGGAACCGGGGCACCATCGAGCCGCCGACTGCGGAGAGCAGCAGTACCCCGAAGGTCGACGCGAGATGTGCCTGCTGGCGCGAGGCCGCGAGCGCACAGGCCGCCAGCGCCAGGCCGGCCGCCATTGCGGAGACCAGCAGGCAGGCGGCCAGGAAGGCCGGCCAGTGCGGGCCGATCTCGACACCGTAAAGCAGAGCGGCTGCCAGGAAGATCAGGCCGGCCTGGACCAGACCCTGGAGCGTCAGGAAGCCGAATTTCCCGAGCACCACCACCGGCAGGCCGCCGGGGCCGGCCATCAGCCGCTCGGTCAGCCCGGTCTCGCGCTCCTCGACCAGCGACATCGCCCCCTGCA from Methylobacterium sp. PvR107 encodes:
- a CDS encoding type 1 glutamine amidotransferase, which translates into the protein MLRLLIADGNDRAARERHVTATGRTSAESYAAVVQDLAPESACRHINPADADAALPVGLSDFDGLILTGSTLKVSEGTPAVTRQLDLMRAAFEAGLAVFGSCWGVQVAATVAGGHAAANPRGPEYGFARAITPTEEGRAHPLLAGRPATWDAPAIHSDAVLEPPPGARVLAGNRMLGIQAIEIRQGSGWFWGTQYHPELDLDELAAMLRLCGPGIVEAGLAESSQAVAAYADEIAALQGGDPEAARRLAWRHGIGPEVLEADLRRREIGNFLARLSTGEA
- a CDS encoding DUF6894 family protein, which produces MPLFYFHLRGPNGLERDDVGLELPCVDAAYLGACRAVPGMSADLAREETNPARYAFEITDACGNLLMDVPFTEVLDRGHKPAAPGSGARRGKAAVEMARTASLIFSIREEHAALQVTLTETRRLLALSRKLGRTPL
- a CDS encoding cache domain-containing protein: MLRALLIWPVLLVLGTAIPAFAKRSPPPVHQAAEIEALVNKAAEMLEEQGTGAFDAFRRKGSSWRYGDVYLFVVDLRGIVLFNAAHPNREGRDLLHERDADGKQFHRDFVEVVSRSGSGWVDYMFPKPGQSAPSVKWSYVCATRVDGVEALIGAGVYVD